The following coding sequences lie in one Nakaseomyces glabratus chromosome I, complete sequence genomic window:
- the COP1 gene encoding coatomer subunit alpha (CAGL0I03718g~Ortholog(s) have ubiquitin binding activity, role in ER to Golgi vesicle-mediated transport, hyphal growth, nuclear division, retrograde vesicle-mediated transport, Golgi to ER and COPI vesicle coat, hyphal tip localization), with translation MKLLTKFESKSTRAKGIAFHPSRPWALVALFSSTIQLWDYRMGTLLHRFEGHEGPVRAVDFHPTQPIFVSAGDDASIKVWSLETNRCLYTLTGHLDYVRTVFFHSELPWVISASDDQTVRIWNWQNRKELACLTGHNHFVMCAQFHQTEDLVVSASLDETVRVWDISGLRKKHSAPGVTSYEDSLASQQNLLDGAFGDCKVKFILEGHTRGVNWASFHPTLPLIVTGGDDRQVKLWRMSSNKAWEVDTCRGHTNNVDCVVFHPDQNLILSVAEDKTLRIWDLDKRTPVKQFKRENDRFWLIRSHPNMSLFGAAHDSGIMIFKLDRERPAATTYQNQLFFVNKEKQLQSFDYGKKVTSLPYVTLTKLGQAWNSFHSISYNPSQHSVLINEGTDKFGLVVLPKQPTGAVEPTSVIEDSGSCATFVARNRFAVYNKSSQSIEVRTLDNKITKTIHVEDPVNDMLYAAPGTVLLLHPKEVVLFDVQQGKKVAQMHVKNVKYVSWSQDGQYLAMMSKHTITIVNKRLELINSMHETIRIKSAAWDESNVLVYTTLNHIRYSLLNGDHGIIKTLEKTLYIHKVQGKYVYALNRDGEMEVLNIDPTEYRFKKALVNKNFPEVLRIIRNSNLVGQNIISYLQKSGYPEIALQFVQDPQARFDLAIEYGNLDVASEEAKKLNNDATWNILSKEALAQGNIALTEMIYQTQNAFDKLSFLYTITGDQNKLAKMENIAQNHGATSSILMNSFYSNSIDSRAKVFQTAGSLPLAFAVAKANGNDELAAYYLEEAGLDEQDVVLPDGITPSNSVKTPAITEPLTSWPLKEAELSYFEKAVLGQIEEYDADEPSSDKETTTAAGHEEEAFFDDEEIIGDEEDAWDLGDDDLQIGNDEVEAEANDVDASQDEDTETAQWVKNSKLASVLVASGAFEAAAQALHKQVGVVDFEPLRSYFIDIYEGSRTYMTGTPEELPPIVGHIRSNADTDIPEEALPKVPGMDIVSAKINEGFKLFKANKLEEAIETFREVIYRVLFLTLEDDDEEELAHKALETAKEYILGLSIELERRSLAPEDVKRNLELAAYFTRSKLVPAHRCNALQVAMSQNFKNKNYVQASYFASEFLKLMSSGPRADQARKIKDKADSLAHDAVEINFDPYAEFDICAATHTPIYKDAAVVEDPLTGAKYHANHKGDIDSIAKISKIGAPSSGLRIRL, from the coding sequence ATGAAGTTGCTAACGAAGTTCGAATCGAAGTCTACTAGGGCTAAAGGTATTGCTTTCCATCCTTCTAGACCATGGGCTTTAGTTGCTTTGTTCTCTTCTACAATCCAATTATGGGACTACAGAATGGGTACATTGCTACACAGATTTGAAGGACATGAAGGACCAGTTCGTGCTGTTGACTTCCATCCAACCCAGCCGATTTTTGTTTCAGCGGGTGACGATGCCAGCATTAAGGTCTGGTCGTTGGAGACAAACAGATGTCTTTATACATTGACCGGCCATTTGGACTATGTTCGTACCGTGTTCTTCCACAGTGAACTACCATGGGTCATCTCTGCCTCTGATGACCAAACTGTTAGAATCTGGAATTGGCAAAACCGTAAAGAATTGGCTTGCTTAACAGGCCATAACCACTTTGTTATGTGCGCCCAATTCCATCAAACAGAAGACCTTGTGGTTTCTGCATCTCTGGATGAAACTGTTAGAGTTTGGGATATTTCCGGTTTGAGAAAGAAACACTCCGCACCTGGTGTCACTAGCTATGAAGATTCTCTCGCTTCCCAACAAAATTTACTAGATGGTGCTTTTGGTGATTGTAAGGTCAAATTTATCCTAGAAGGACACACTAGGGGTGTTAACTGGGCCTCTTTCCATCCAACATTACCTTTGATTGTCACAGGTGGTGATGACCGTCAAGTCAAGTTGTGGAGAATGAGCTCAAATAAAGCTTGGGAGGTTGACACATGCAGAGGACATACTAACAACGTCGATTGTGTTGTTTTCCACCCAGATCAAAACTTGATTTTGTCTGTCGCCGAAGACAAAACTTTACGTATTTGGGACTTGGACAAGAGAACACCAGTCAAGCAATTCAAGAGGGAAAATGACAGATTCTGGTTGATCAGATCCCATCCAAATATGAGTTTGTTTGGTGCAGCTCACGATTCTGGTATCATGATCTTCAAGTTGGATCGTGAAAGACCTGCTGCAACTACTTACCAAAACCAACTCTTTTTTGTTAACAAGGAGAAGCAATTACAGAGCTTTGATTACGGCAAGAAAGTTACCTCACTACCTTATGTTACGCTAACCAAATTAGGTCAGGCATGGAATAGCTTCCATAGCATTTCTTACAATCCATCCCAACATTCTGTTTTGATAAATGAAGGGACAGATAAATTTGGCCTGGTAGTTTTACCAAAACAACCAACCGGTGCTGTTGAGCCTACCAGTGTTATTGAGGATTCTGGTTCTTGTGCGACCTTTGTTGCTCGTAATAGGTTTGCCGTTTACAATAAATCTTCTCAATCTATCGAGGTTCGCACACTTGACAATAAGATTACTAAGACAATTCATGTAGAAGATCCAGTCAACGACATGCTATATGCGGCACCAGGAACTGTATTGCTCTTGCATCCCAAAGAAGTAGTACTATTTGATGTGCAACAAGGTAAAAAGGTTGCACAGATGCACGTTAAGAACGTGAAATATGTCTCCTGGTCTCAAGACGGACAGTACTTGGCAATGATGAGCAAGCACACTATTACAATAGTCAACAAACGTCTTGAATTGATTAACTCGATGCATGAAACTATTAGAATTAAGAGTGCTGCCTGGGATGAGAGTAATGTTTTGGTTTACACTACTTTAAACCATATACGTTATTCCCTATTAAATGGTGACCATGGTATTATTAAAACCCTGGAGAAGACACTTTATATTCACAAAGTTCAAGGCAAATATGTTTATGCTTTGAACAGAGATGGTGAAATGGAAGTCTTGAACATCGACCCAACTGAATATCGTTTCAAGAAAGCCTTGGTCAACAAAAACTTCCCAGAAGTCCTTCGTATTATCAGAAACTCCAACTTGGTTGGTCAAAATATTATCTCTTACTTGCAAAAATCTGGCTACCCAGAAATTGCTCTTCAGTTTGTTCAGGATCCACAAGCTCGTTTTGATCTAGCAATCGAATATGGTAACTTAGATGTTGCTTCAGAAGAGGCTAAAAAGTTAAACAACGATGCCACTTGGAATATTTTGAGCAAGGAAGCACTTGCTCAAGGTAACATTGCTTTGACAGAAATGATATATCAAACACAAAATGCTTTTGACAAGCTTTCTTTCCTATATACTATTACAGGTGATCAAAATAAGCTAGCAAAAATGGAAAACATTGCTCAAAATCACGGTGCAACATCCAGCATTTTAATGAATTCGTTCTACAGTAACTCTATTGACAGCAGAGCAAAGGTTTTCCAAACAGCTGGTTCCTTACCGTTAGCTTTTGCTGTGGCAAAGGCCAATGGAAATGATGAACTTGCTGCTTATTATCTGGAAGAAGCTGGTTTGGATGAACAAGATGTCGTATTACCCGATGGGATTACTCCTTCTAATAGTGTGAAGACCCCTGCTATTACTGAACCTCTAACATCTTGGCCATTAAAGGAAGCTGAACTATCTTACTTCGAAAAGGCCGTTCTTGGACAAATTGAAGAATACGACGCTGATGAACCAAGTAGTGATAAAGAAACTACTACAGCTGCTGGGCATGAAGAAGAGGCATTCTTTGATGACGAAGAAATTATtggtgatgaagaggaTGCCTGGGATCTGGGTGATGATGATTTACAAATTGGTAATGATGAAGTCGAAGCAGAAGCTAATGATGTTGATGCCTCTCAAGATGAAGACACGGAAACTGCTCAATGGGTCAAAAACTCTAAATTGGCTTCTGTTTTGGTTGCCTCTGGTGCTTTTGAAGCTGCTGCCCAAGCTTTGCATAAACAGGTTGGTGTAGTTGATTTTGAACCACTAAGGAGTTATTTTATCGATATATATGAAGGCTCTAGAACCTACATGACTGGTACCCCAGAAGAGTTACCTCCAATAGTTGGTCACATAAGGTCAAATGCTGACACTGATATTCCTGAAGAGGCTCTTCCTAAAGTTCCGGGAATGGACATTGTCTCCgctaaaattaatgaagGTTTCAAACTGTTCAAAGCTAATAAGCTGGAAGAGGCCATTGAAACTTTTAGGGAGGTCATTTATCGTGTTCTATTTTTGACGCTGgaagatgacgatgaagagGAACTAGCCCACAAGGCATTAGAAACTGCCAAAGAATACATCCTAGGTTTATCCATTGAACTAGAGCGTAGAAGTTTGGCTCCAGAAGATGTCAAAAGAAACCTTGAACTTGCGGCCTATTTCACAAGATCCAAGTTGGTACCTGCTCATCGTTGTAATGCTCTTCAAGTTGCTATGTCACAAAACTTTAAGAATAAGAATTATGTGCAAGCGTCTTACTTTGCTTCAGAGTTCTTAAAACTTATGTCGTCTGGTCCTCGTGCTGATCAAGCAAGAAAGATCAAAGATAAAGCTGATTCACTTGCACATGACGCTGTTGAGATCAATTTTGATCCTTACGCCGAGTTTGACATTTGTGCTGCCACTCATACACCAATTTACAAGGATGCTGCTGTAGTCGAAGACCCATTAACTGGTGCTAAATACCATGCTAACCACAAGGGTGATATCGATTCGATTGCTAAGATATCCAAGATTGGCGCACCATCATCTGGCTTAAGAATAAGACTGTAG
- a CDS encoding uncharacterized protein (CAGL0I03740g~Ortholog(s) have cytoplasm, nucleus localization) has translation MSVNVVVVGAGGVGVVSALSLFHAGKSEVSLVVRSDYSAVVERGYRIDSCDYGQLDGWRPHHVYKDVHEAAASGTFFDYVVVTTKNIPDGPNSSTMPVLVEPFLLGNAKVDPERLTSVLLIQNGIDIEKHLVSTLKPEDYNNYVVLSGVEIVGTTKVGKAQIKHIGQDHLSVGAFDPSNPAAVESAKRFTKIYDAGDKNFVEFDERVRYSRWKKLLYNAAINTTTAIVGLDVPRTLAYGHDDSTRNALFLPAMRDIVNIAASEGIVIEEKFIDFFLNISAKHMFTPSMCVDVQKGQLMELEVILGNPLRVAEANGVEAPTLTFLYNLLSIIQGKLKEQNGLVEFDETTCSIKK, from the coding sequence ATGTCTGTCAATGTTGTAGTAGTGGGTGCCGGTGGTGTTGGTGTGGTGAGTGCGCTGTCGCTGTTCCACGCTGGCAAGAGTGAAGTGTCACTGGTTGTGCGGTCTGATTACTCTGCTGTGGTGGAGCGCGGGTACAGGATAGACTCGTGTGACTACGGGCAGCTCGACGGGTGGAGACCGCACCATGTGTACAAAGACGTGCATGAGGCCGCTGCGAGCGGGACGTTCTTCGACTACGTGGTTGTAACAACCAAGAACATCCCAGATGGGCCCAATAGCAGCACCATGCCGGTTCTTGTGGAGCCCTTCTTGCTCGGTAATGCGAAAGTGGACCCCGAGAGGCTCACCTCTGTGCTGCTGATCCAGAACGGTATCGACATCGAGAAGCACCTGGTCTCGACGCTGAAGCCGGAGGATTACAACAACTATGTGGTGTTGTCAGGCGTGGAGATCGTTGGCACTACGAAAGTGGGCAAAGCTCAGATTAAGCACATTGGCCAGGACCATCTGTCCGTGGGTGCGTTCGACCCGTCAAACCCCGCTGCAGTAGAGAGCGCAAAGCGGTTCACAAAGATATACGACGCAGGCGACAAGAACTTCGTCGAGTTCGACGAGAGGGTGCGCTATTCCCGCTGGAAGAAGCTGCTGTACAACGCGGCCATCAACACTACAACGGCAATCGTGGGGCTGGACGTGCCAAGAACGCTGGCTTACGGTCACGACGACTCCACCAGAAACGCGTTGTTCCTACCGGCAATGAGAGACATAGTTAACATCGCTGCCTCCGAAGGTATAGTCATCGAGGAGAAGTTCATAGACTTTTTCCTGAACATCTCTGCAAAACATATGTTCACGCCCTCGATGTGCGTCGATGTACAGAAGGGCCAATTGATGGAGCTGGAAGTTATCCTAGGTAACCCACTGCGAGTCGCCGAGGCCAACGGTGTAGAGGCACCAACGCTAACATTTTTGTACAACTTGCTTTCCATCATACAGGGGAAACTGAAGGAACAAAACGGACTGGTAGAATTCGATGAAACAACCTGCTCCATAAAGAAGTAA
- the CCT4 gene encoding chaperonin-containing T-complex subunit CCT4 (CAGL0I03762g~Ortholog(s) have unfolded protein binding activity, role in protein folding and chaperonin-containing T-complex, nucleus localization) codes for MVAQKSVSNATFKNKEKPQEVRRANIVAARAVADAIRTSLGPKGMDKMIKTSRGEIIISNDGHTILKQMAILHPVAKMLVDVSAAQDSEAGDGTTSVVILTGALLGAADRLLNKGIHPTIIAESFQKAARRSVETLLEICHPVSLDDREDLIRAASTSLSSKIVSQYSSFLSPLAVDAVLSITEKDSKTVDLNDIRLVKKVGGTIGDTEMVDGVVLTQTVVKTAGGPTMKEKAKIGLIQFQISPPKPDTENNIVVSDYRQMDKILKEERAYLLNICKKIKKAKCNVLLIQKSILRDAVNDLALHFLAKLGIMVIKDIEREEIEFLSKSLGCKPISDVELFTEDRLGSADLVEEIDSDGTKIVKFSGVKGVNAKPTVSVIIRGANSMILDETERSLHDALCVIRCLVKERGLIAGGGAPEIEISRRLERESRSMEGVEAYIWQEFAQALEVIPTTLAENAGLNSIKVITELRSRHENGDVNEGISVRRSGTTNTYEEHILQPVLVSTSAITLASECVKSILRIDDITFSR; via the coding sequence ATGGTTGCGCAGAAGAGTGTGTCTAACGCTACGTTCAAGAACAAGGAGAAACCGCAGGAGGTTCGCCGTGCGAATATCGTTGCTGCGCGTGCGGTTGCGGATGCGATCAGGACTTCGCTGGGTCCCAAAGGTATGGACAAGATGATCAAGACCTCTCGCGGTGAGATCATTATCTCGAATGATGGGCACACCATCTTGAAGCAGATGGCGATCCTGCACCCGGTGGCCAAGATGCTGGTGGATGTCTCTGCGGCGCAGGACTCTGAGGCCGGTGACGGTACCACCTCCGTAGTGATACTTACGGGTGCGCTGTTGGGTGCCGCGGATAGACTGCTGAATAAAGGTATACACCCTACGATCATCGCGGAGTCCTTCCAGAAGGCCGCCAGACGGTCTGTGGAGACTTTGCTGGAGATTTGTCACCCAGTGTCCCTCGATGACAGGGAGGACCTGATTCGTGCCGCTTCTACGTCTCTGAGCTCCAAGATCGTCTCGCAATACTCCTCTTTCTTGTCCCCATTGGCTGTGGACGCAGTGCTAAGCATCACCGAGAAGGACTCGAAGACCGTGGACTTGAACGATATCAGATTGGTTAAGAAAGTAGGTGGCACGATTGGCGACACCGAGATGGTCGATGGTGTTGTGCTGACCCAAACTGTAGTGAAGACCGCTGGTGGGCCAACTATGAAGGAGAAGGCCAAGATCGGTCTTATCCAATTCCAAATATCGCCACCTAAACCAGACACAGAAAACAACATTGTGGTCAGCGATTATAGACAAATGGACAAGATActgaaagaagaaagagcaTACCTGCTAAATAtctgcaaaaaaattaagaagGCCAAGTGTAACGTCCTGTTGATCCAAAAATCTATCCTTAGAGACGCTGTCAACGATTTGGCTTTGCATTTCTTGGCTAAACTGGGTATCATGGTTATAAAAGAcattgaaagagaagaaatagAGTTCTTGTCAAAGAGTCTGGGATGCAAACCAATTTCAGATGTTGAGCTCTTCACAGAGGACAGATTGGGTTCTGCCGACCTAGTCGAAGAAATCGACAGCGACGGAACAAAGATTGTCAAGTTCTCCGGTGTCAAGGGTGTCAACGCTAAGCCTACAGTCTCTgttatcattcgtggtgcCAACTCTATGATTCTAGATGAAACCGAACGTTCCCTACATGATGCTTTGTGTGTTATTCGTTGCTTGGTCAAAGAAAGAGGTTTAATTGCAGGTGGTGGTGCTccagaaattgaaatatcaCGTAGATTGGAGAGAGAAAGCAGATCGATGGAAGGTGTAGAGGCATATATCTGGCAAGAATTTGCGCAAGCGCTGGAAGTTATCCCTACAACACTAGCAGAAAATGCCGGTCTAAATAGTATTAAGGTCATCACTGAACTACGCTCGAGACATGAAAACGGTGATGTCAATGAAGGTATCTCTGTTAGAAGATCTGGTACAACCAACACATATGAGGAGCACATTCTACAACCAGTATTAGTCAGTACCAGTGCTATCACATTAGCATCAGAGTGTGTCAAGTCCATTCTTCgtattgatgatattacATTCAGTCGTTAG
- the LDB17 gene encoding Ldb17p (CAGL0I03696g~Ortholog(s) have role in endocytosis and actin cortical patch, cellular bud neck, cytoplasm localization): MVHIDGEDTSKPVKSRDEKIKFWAALESTVHDEGSSSDTNRVNSNLVKFLKMATDNYNEFIVTEQDLFRMCLTIAESELFTKNTKFCISKLLSLLNIDLLEMNMKFIIVYILLYECKRNVNSLVTMLEFQGFNVFYNTLYTAFAYIQKYGTDRGIAEHEITNSQLEEWSDVDHIILDEMKKISTVLMEILFIIFKYGKCSVANVQLVDDFFTYFLINSIRSDVTDDLFNNAQFKLALALNEQYIVFSKKFEMENKIFKYLLNSSVSKRFVELLLLKFNRLMDSSLQVMMCKVIYLIVTSTDNDVAMNYFYLNDLNVLIDVLIRELQNMNGREEYWRATILRVLLPLLKNTELCRTHYRKDDLVELLTYLSKPENICDNGVITQEQEVTIRLAKKCLNGVEWLENDTSDDDAISSNSLESSQSSVESLSNSLANHSTNNRPRLTRGSLELSAESLTMRKERAKGPPPPPPPPRSRKKC, encoded by the coding sequence ATGGTACATATCGATGGTGAAGACACTAGCAAGCCTGTGAAATCGAGAGATGAGAAGATAAAGTTTTGGGCTGCTTTAGAAAGCACGGTTCATGATGAGGGGTCCTCATCTGACACTAATAGAGTTAATTCCAACCTTGttaagtttttgaaaatggcAACTGATAACTACAATGAATTTATAGTAACAGAACAGGACTTATTTAGGATGTGCCTAACCATTGCAGAATCTGAATTATTTACTAAGAATACCAAATTCTGTATTAGCAAGCTACTTTCCCTCTTAAACATTGATTTATTGGAGATGAATATGAAGTTCATCATTGTTTACATATTACTGTATGAATGCAAAAGGAACGTTAACTCTTTGGTGACAATGCTTGAGTTTCAAGGTTTTAATGTTTTTTACAACACTCTTTACACTGCATTTGCGTACATTCAGAAATATGGAACTGATAGAGGTATAGCCGAGCATGAGATAACGAATTCACAACTTGAAGAATGGTCTGATGTTGATCATATAATTCTCGATgagatgaaaaaaatatccaCTGTTTTAATGGAGATCCtattcattatatttaaatATGGTAAATGCTCTGTTGCAAATGTTCAACTGGTTGATGATTTCTTCACCTACTTCCTTATCAATTCGATCAGATCTGATGTAACAGATGACCTGTTCAACAATGCACAGTTTAAGTTAGCTCTAGCGTTGAATGAACAATATATTGTCttctcaaaaaaatttgaaatggaaaataaaatattcaaatatttattaaacTCTTCTGTTTCTAAAAGGTTTGTGGAATTACTTCTATTGAAGTTTAATCGATTAATGGACTCATCCCTTCAGGTGATGATGTGCAAAGTCATATACTTGATTGTGACATCAACAGACAATGATGTTGCCATGAACTACTTTTACCTTAATGATCTAAATGTGTTGATAGACGTATTGATAAGagaattacaaaatatGAATGGCAGAGAAGAGTATTGGAGAGCTACTATACTACGTGTTCTTTTGCCCTTATTAAAAAACACCGAATTGTGCAGAACTCATTACCGAAAAGATGATTTAGTAGAACTACTCACATACCTGTCAAAGCCAGAAAACATATGCGATAATGGCGTAATTACACAGGAGCAAGAAGTAACTATCCGTCTTGCAAAAAAATGTCTAAATGGTGTGGAATGGTTGGAAAATGACACTTCCGATGATGATGCCATTAGTTCTAATAGTCTGGAGAGTTCTCAGTCAAGCGTTGAGTCGCTCTCAAATAGTTTGGCTAATCACAGCACCAACAATCGGCCACGTTTAACTAGAGGTAGCCTTGAATTATCAGCAGAGTCTTTGACAATGAGAAAAGAACGAGCTAAAGGTCCGCctccaccaccaccacctcCAAGATCCCGAAAAAAGTGCTAA
- the CRD1 gene encoding cardiolipin synthase (CAGL0I03784g~Ortholog(s) have cardiolipin synthase activity), whose translation MSIPMLPAILSKNVGLRSIRCVRGGYLRVVLGASIGMRPYSDLKVNKKDFLTIPNVITITRIATTPMIGYFLLNNQLVPALSLFAYSSITDFLDGYIARRYNMKSDAGTILDPMADKLLMIITTAALALPPGPQVIPIGIASLILGRDILMGFSAIFIRYASLKQKYHFVTWKSFWDFFKYPSAVVKPLTISKWNTFLQMIYLGLAVFIMILDQYDTKVQEANEQKDTTLDINTLKTGFSWLGYIVGATTVISGTSYVFSKSAVTFIKKI comes from the coding sequence ATGAGTATACCAATGTTGCCAGCGATATTGTCCAAAAATGTGGGACTACGAAGTATAAGATGTGTACGAGGAGGATACCTTCGAGTAGTACTAGGTGCCAGCATCGGAATGCGACCTTATAGTGATTTGAAGGTGAACAAGAAGGACTTTCTAACAATACCGAATGTCATAACAATAACTCGGATTGCAACCACACCTATGATAGGGTATTTCTTGCTCAACAACCAATTGGTACCAGCGTTGTCTTTATTTGCATACTCCAGTATCACAGACTTTCTGGATGGTTATATTGCAAGGAGATATAATATGAAGTCGGATGCAGGGACAATACTCGATCCCATGGCTGACAAGTTACTCATGATCATCACAACGGCAGCACTAGCACTTCCGCCAGGTCCGCAGGTAATTCCCATAGGAATCGCGTCCTTGATATTGGGTCGGGATATTCTGATGGGTTTTAGTGCCATTTTCATTAGATACGCTTCATTGAAACAGAAATACCACTTCGTTACATGGAAGTCCTTCTGggatttcttcaaatatccAAGTGCTGTAGTGAAGCCACTAACTATTTCCAAATGGAACacatttcttcaaatgaTATACCTGGGCTTAGCCGTGTTCATAATGATATTGGATCAATATGACACAAAAGTACAGGAGGCCAACGAACAGAAAGACACTACACTGGATATAAACACCCTAAAAACTGGGTTTAGCTGGTTGGGATATATTGTTGGTGCTACAACAGTAATTAGCGGTACATCCTATGTATTCAGCAAAAGTGCCGTCAcatttattaaaaaaatcTAG